The following DNA comes from Syntrophorhabdales bacterium.
TCGCAGAAAAGGCCGTGCTGTTTCATCGCAAAACCCAGCAGTACAAGGTTGGTCATCGCCGGAGCCCCGGCGTCGATGGCTAGCTTAGAAGCATCGATCGAGAAGTAATCTCCCGCAACATCGCTGTTGACAAAAATCAGCCCATCAGGCTTCACCAGGCTTCTGTGCAACGGCACATTCTGTTTGCTGAGAATGAGACCCACGTCCGCCTGGCCCTCTCGCACCAGAGGGCTCTTGAAAGGACCCACCTTGACATGCGACACGACCGTGCCCCCGCGCATGGCCATGCCGTGAATTTCCGAGGTGAGTACCTCAAGTCGCATCATCATGGCTGCCTCTGCGAAAAATCTGGTGAGGAACAGGATGCCCTGACCGCCGGTTCCGCTCACGATGAGCTGCTGTTTCATATGGCCTTCTCCTCTGCCACGACGATCGCTCCCTTTGGGCAGACGTGTTTGCAAACACCGCACTCGATACAGAGCGCCTTATCTATGGCTGCTCTTCCTCTCTTTTTGCCGGGCACTTCGACCCACTCTAACGCGGGACATTCGAACTGTTTCATACACAGCCTGCA
Coding sequences within:
- a CDS encoding 2-oxoacid:acceptor oxidoreductase family protein, yielding MKQQLIVSGTGGQGILFLTRFFAEAAMMMRLEVLTSEIHGMAMRGGTVVSHVKVGPFKSPLVREGQADVGLILSKQNVPLHRSLVKPDGLIFVNSDVAGDYFSIDASKLAIDAGAPAMTNLVLLGFAMKQHGLFCEADVAREVLTRLSPRAHLEFNLKGFDIGYTST